The proteins below are encoded in one region of Stieleria sp. JC731:
- a CDS encoding DUF1549 and DUF1553 domain-containing protein: MFQRSTIYYARWFWATSYAIFFTVVAPAEETSESSVVVIEEQEITKYDRDHWAFHSITLPDIPKTSNPSWCNTAIDRFILAKLESEGIRPAPNADRSTLVRRIYWDLTGLPPKASQAQAFVNDDVLGQQEAYEKLVDRLLASPDYAQHTAQFWLDLARFAETDGFEHDKIRPTAWKYRDWVIKALGQDLPYDRFIQWQIAGDQLEPQNQDAQLATAFCVAGPDMPDINLMDERRHVLLNEMTSTVGSVVMALQVGCAQCHDHMYDSISQADFYRLRAFFDDAVKLEKNKSVTMLTSVSSDQPSRLMTRGDFRRPGPVVQASFLRLLNADERQPQNDAAKRAALAKWLTDGRHPLTARVIVNRIWQMHFGQGLVATPNDFGVLSDSPSHPELLDYLAAQLMNNGWSLKWLHREIVRSSVYQMASRFSDGVVSRQDWDESLEVDTANRLLSRYPRRRLTGEAIRDGMLQQSGMINSTMGGPGFRPPLPSDMVKTLLKGQWNVTEEPAEFGRRSVYLFARRNLRYPFFATFDRPSADQPCACRNESTTAVQSLTLFNSDLSMSAARRLAEELGNESSDIQMQIDDLFWRLFSRSPERTERQMAAEFLQSQQQLIEQQSDSIGESEAAYLAMVDLCRSLFNSNGFVYIE; this comes from the coding sequence ATGTTCCAGCGATCAACGATTTACTATGCACGATGGTTTTGGGCGACGTCCTACGCAATCTTCTTTACCGTGGTCGCTCCGGCAGAGGAGACCAGCGAGTCCAGCGTGGTGGTGATCGAAGAGCAAGAGATCACCAAGTACGATCGTGACCACTGGGCTTTCCATTCGATCACGTTGCCTGATATTCCGAAGACGTCGAATCCCAGTTGGTGCAACACAGCGATCGACCGCTTCATTTTGGCAAAGCTGGAATCCGAAGGTATCCGCCCTGCCCCAAACGCTGATCGTTCGACTTTGGTCCGTCGGATTTATTGGGATTTGACAGGTCTGCCTCCGAAAGCAAGCCAGGCTCAGGCTTTTGTTAATGATGATGTCTTGGGTCAACAAGAAGCCTACGAAAAGCTGGTCGATCGGTTGTTGGCTTCGCCCGATTACGCACAACACACAGCCCAGTTCTGGCTGGATTTAGCTCGCTTTGCCGAAACGGATGGTTTCGAGCACGACAAGATTCGCCCGACAGCTTGGAAGTATCGAGACTGGGTGATCAAGGCATTGGGACAGGACCTGCCCTATGATCGTTTTATTCAGTGGCAGATTGCTGGCGATCAATTAGAGCCACAAAATCAGGATGCGCAATTGGCAACCGCATTCTGTGTTGCGGGGCCTGACATGCCCGATATTAATTTGATGGATGAACGTCGGCATGTGTTGCTTAATGAGATGACGTCCACGGTGGGAAGTGTCGTGATGGCATTGCAAGTGGGGTGTGCGCAGTGTCACGATCACATGTACGACTCCATCAGCCAAGCTGACTTTTACCGTTTGCGAGCGTTTTTTGATGACGCCGTCAAGCTTGAAAAAAACAAGTCGGTCACCATGTTGACCAGTGTCTCATCAGATCAGCCCAGCCGTTTGATGACGCGAGGTGACTTTCGTCGCCCGGGACCGGTCGTGCAAGCTTCGTTTCTGCGACTGTTGAATGCTGACGAACGGCAGCCGCAAAATGACGCTGCCAAACGAGCCGCCTTAGCCAAATGGTTAACCGATGGCAGGCATCCTTTGACCGCTCGAGTGATCGTCAATCGGATTTGGCAGATGCACTTTGGGCAAGGATTGGTCGCGACCCCAAATGATTTTGGGGTGCTAAGTGATTCCCCTTCGCATCCCGAATTGTTGGACTACCTTGCTGCACAACTGATGAATAACGGTTGGAGTTTGAAATGGTTGCATCGCGAAATTGTTCGATCAAGTGTTTATCAGATGGCCAGTCGGTTCAGTGACGGCGTTGTATCAAGGCAGGATTGGGACGAATCGCTAGAGGTTGATACGGCGAACCGCTTGCTGTCTCGCTATCCGAGACGAAGGTTAACGGGCGAGGCAATCCGAGATGGCATGTTGCAACAGAGCGGGATGATTAACTCGACAATGGGAGGGCCCGGCTTTCGACCGCCTTTGCCATCGGACATGGTCAAGACGCTATTAAAAGGACAATGGAACGTGACCGAGGAGCCTGCCGAGTTTGGGCGACGCAGTGTCTATCTATTTGCTCGGCGCAACTTGCGATACCCATTTTTCGCGACGTTTGATCGGCCTTCGGCTGACCAGCCATGTGCTTGCCGCAACGAATCGACCACAGCGGTTCAGTCACTCACGCTTTTCAATTCCGATTTGAGCATGTCAGCCGCTCGAAGGCTTGCGGAGGAATTGGGGAACGAGTCTAGCGATATTCAAATGCAGATTGATGATTTGTTTTGGAGACTA